In Canis lupus dingo isolate Sandy chromosome 1, ASM325472v2, whole genome shotgun sequence, a single genomic region encodes these proteins:
- the CIC gene encoding protein capicua homolog isoform X4: MKPMKKACVGLPGSGSGGKSPPATRAKALRRRGAGEGDKPEEEDDEAQQQQQQQPPPGPEEAEEGEEEESERGPGAEGLPPELHPDDPAAPGPAEDPKVEGEASRWEPSLSRKTATFKSRAPKKKYVEEHGAGSGSSGAAGAPEERARTPEEAGTLGVPPRPPTSTRSSSTDTASEHSADLEDEPAEACGPGPWPPSGASGGYDLRQLRSQRVLARRGDGLFLPAVVRQVRRSQDLGVQFSGDRALTFYEGAPGGGGGVDVVLDATPPPGALVVGTAVCTCVEPGVAAYREGVVVEVATKPAAYKVRLSPGPNTQPGPPAALPQPPQLPHREPEEAVWVARSSLRLLRPPWEPEVPPRKPPAGPEEEQAEPAGTLPPCPAALDPKQPEDAEVSKISFGGNLGTCEEGEEKHPPALGTPALLPLPPPQLLSPPPKSPAFAGPGRPGEQPSPCQEGSQGGSRSSSVASLEKGAAPAARARTPLTAAQQKYKKGDVVCTPNGIRKKFNGKQWRRLCSRDGCMKESQRRGYCSRHLSMRTKEMEGLADSGPGGAGRPAGVAAREGSTEFDWGDETSRDSEASSVAARGDSRPRLVAPADLSRFEFDECEAAVMLVSLGSSRSGTPSFSPVSTQSPFSPAPSPSPSPLFGFRPANFSPINASPVIQRTAVRSRHLSASTPKGGVLTPPDLGPHPPPPAPRERHSSGILPTFQTNLTFTVPISPGRRKTELLPHPGALGAPGTGGGGATPDFPKSDSLDSGVDSVSHTPTPSTPAGFRAVSPAVPFSRSRQPSPLLLLPPPAGLTSDPGPSVRRVPAVQRDSPVIVRNPDVPLPSKFPGEPVAFHPSPAALLPVLVPSSYTSHPAPKKEVIMGRPGTVWTNVEPRSVAVFPWHSLVPFLAPSQPDPSVQPSEAQQPASHPVASNQSKEPAESAAVAHEQPPGGTGNADPGRPPGATCPESPGPGPPHTLGVVEPGKGPPPATEEDAPGPPGEPRLDSETESDHDDAFLSIMSPEIQLPLPPGKRRTQSLSALPKERDSSSEKDGRSPNKREKDHIRRPMNAFMIFSKRHRALVHQRHPNQDNRTVSKILGEWWYALGPKEKQKYHDLAFQVKEAHFKAHPDWKWCNKDRKKSSSEAKPTSLGLAGGHKETRERSMSETGTAAAPGVSSELLSVAAQTLLSSDTKAPGSGSCGAERLHTVGGPGSARPRAFSHSGVHSLDGGEVDSQALQELTQMVSGPASYSGPKPSTQYGAPGPFSASGEGGALAASGRPPLLPTRASRSQRAASEDMTSDEERMVICEEEGDDDVIADDGFGTTDIDLKCKERVTDSESGDSSGEDPEGSKGFGRKVFSPVIRSSFTHCRPPLDPEPPGPPDPPPAFGKGYGPTPSSSSSSSPASSSASAATSFPLGSGTFKAQESGQGSTAGPLRPPPPGAGGPVTPSKATRFLPTDPAAFRRKRPESVGSLEPPGPSVIAAPPGGGGSVLQTLVLPSNKEDREGSGSRMPSAPAPSLSYGAPAAPLSRPAATMVTNVVRPVSSTPVPIASKPFPTSGRAEASPNDTAGARTEPVAGSRAPGSSPLGVSLVYSDKKSAAATSPAPHLVAGPLLGTVGKAPATVTNLLVGTPGYGAPAPPAVQFIAQGAPGSGATTGSGAGAGSGPNGPVPLGILQPGALGKAGGITQVQYILPTLPQQLQVAPAPAPAPGTKTAAPGGPAPTTSIRFTLPPGTSTNGKVLAATAPTPGIPILQSVPSAPPPKAQSVSPVQAPPPGGSAQLLPGKVLVPLAAPSMSVRGGGAGQPLPLVSPPFSVPVQNGAQPPSKIIQLTPVPVSTPSGLVPPLSPATLSGPTSQPQKVLLPSSTRITYVQSAGGHALPLGTSPTSSQAGTVTSYGPTSSVALGFTSLGPSGPAFVQPLLSGQAPLLAPGQVGVSPVPSPQLPPTCTAPGGPVITAFYPGSPAPTSSAPLAQPSQAPPGLVYTVATSTTPPAANILPKGPPAPATATPAPTSPFPNATAGSMTYSLVAPKAQRPTPKAPQKVKAAIASIPVGSFEAGAPGRSGPAARQPLEPGPAREPPTPESELEGQPATPAPPPPPETWAPTARSSPPPPLPAEERTSSKGPETMASKFPGSSSDWRVPGLGLESRGEPPTPPSPAPAPAPAPGGGGSSSSEGSSGRAAGDTPERKEAAGTGKKVKVRPPPLKKTFDSVDNRVLSEVDFEERFAELPEFRPEEVLPSPTLQSLATSPRAILGSYRKKRKNSTDLDSAPEDPTSPKRKMRRRSSCSSEPNTPKSAKCEGDIFTFDRTGTEAEDVLGELEYEKVPYSSLRRTLDQRRALVMQLFQDHGFFPSAQATAAFQARYADIFPSKVCLQLKIREVRQKIMQAATPTEQPPGADAPLPGPPPAGTAAAPVPTPSPAGGPDPTSPGSDSGTAPAAPPLPPPPEPGPGQPGWEGPPQPSPPPPGPSTAATGR; the protein is encoded by the exons ATGAAGCCAATGAAGAAGGCATGTGTCGGCCTCCCGGGTTCTGGCAGTGGCGGCAAGTCCCCACCAGCCACCCGGGCCAAGGCCCTGAGACGgcgaggggctggggagggcgaCAAGCCAGAGGAGGAAGACGACGaggcacagcagcagcagcagcagcagccacctcCGGGGCCAGAAGAGGCTGAGGAGGGTGAAGAGGAGGAGTCCGAGCGGGGCCCTGGGGCGGAAGGGCTGCCCCCCGAGCTGCACCCTGATGACCCGGCGGCCCCAGGCCCAGCCGAGGACCCCAAGGTAGAGGGGGAGGCAAGCCGCTGGGAGCCCTCCCTCAGCCGTAAGACGGCCACATTCAAGTCTCGAGCGCCCAAGAAGAAATATGTGGAGGAGCACGGAGCTGGCAGTGGGAGCAGTGGGGCGGCCGGGGCCCCCGAAGAAAGAGCACGGACCCCGGAGGAGGCTGGCACCCTGGGTGTACCTCCACGGCCACCCACCTCCACCCGTTCCTCTTCCACTGACACAGCCAGCGAGCACTCGGCTGACCTGGAAGATGAGCCAGCCGAAGCTTGCGGGCCAGGCCCCTGGCCCCCAAGTGGCGCCAGTGGTGGATATGACCTGCGACAGCTGAGGTCCCAACGGGTGCTGGCTCGGCGCGGAGATGGCCTCTTCCTACCGGCCGTGGTGCGCCAGGTGCGCAGAAGCCAGGACCTGGGGGTACAGTTCTCCGGGGACCGGGCCCTGACTTTCTACGAGGGGGcacccggcggcggcggcggtgtaGATGTGGTTTTGGATGCCACGCCGCCGCCGGGTGCCCTGGTGGTGGGCACCGCTGTCTGTACCTGTGTGGAGCCTGGTGTGGCTGCCTACCGTGAGGgtgtggtggtggaggtggcCACCAAGCCGGCTGCCTACAAGGTCCGCCTCAGCCCTGGCCCCAAcacccagccaggccccccagccGCCCTGCCACAGCCCCCACAGCTGCCGCACCGTGAGCCCGAGGAGGCCGTGTGGGTGGCCCGCTCCAGCTTGCGCCTGCTGCGGCCCCCCTGGGAACCCGAGGTTCCACCGAGGAAGCCCCCTGCGGGCCCTGAGGAGGAGCAGGCTGAGCCAGCGGGTACCCTAcccccctgccctgctgctctgGACCCCAAGCAGCCTGAGGATGCCGAGGTGTCTAAGATCAGCTTCGGTGGCAACCTGGGGACTTGCGAGGAGGGCGAGGAGAAGCACCCGCCGGCCCTGGGCACCCCGGCCCTGCTCCCActgcccccgccccagctcctgTCACCGCCACCGAAGTCCCCGGCTTTCGCAGGCCCAGGCCGCCCTGGCGAGCAGCCCTCACCCTGCCAAGAGGGGAGCCAGGGCGGCAGCCGGAGCAGCAGCGTGGCCTCTCTGGAGAAGGGGGCTGCGCCAGCCGCCCGGGCCCGCACCCCGCTGACAGCCGCCCAGCAGAAGTATAAGAAGGGTGACGTGGTCTGCACACCCAACGGAATCCGCAAGAAGTTCAATGGCAAGCAGTGGCGACGGCTGTGCTCCCGAGACGGCTGCATGAAGGAGTCGCAGCGGCGGGGCTACTGCTCACGCCACCTGTCCATGCGAACCAAGGAGATGGAGGGCCTGGCAGACAGTGGCCCTGGTGGCGCCGGGCGGCCGGCGGGCGTGGCGGCGCGCGAGGGCAGCACCGAGTTTGACTGGGGCGACGAAACATCGCGTGACAGTGAGGCCAGCAGTGTGGCGGCCCGTGGGGACTCACGCCCACGCCTGGTGGCTCCCGCTGACCTGTCACGCTTTGAGTTCGATGAGTGTGAGGCGGCCGTGATGTTGGTGTCGTTGGGCAGCTCTCGCTCGGGCACGCCCTCCTTCTCCCCCGTGTCTACGCAGTCGCCCTTCTCACCTGCCCCATCGCCCTCCCCGTCGCCGCTCTTTGGCTTCCGCCCTGCCAATTTCAGCCCCATCAATGCCTCACCAGTCATCCAACGCACTGCTGTTCGCAGCCGCCACCTGAGCGCCAGCACCCCAAAGGGAGGCGTGCTGACGCCACCAGACCTGGGCCCCCACCCACCGCCACCCGCCCCCAGAGAGCGCCATTCTTCTGGCATCCTACCTACCTTCCAGACCAACCTGACCTTCACCGTGCCCATCAGCCCTGGGCGGAGGAAGACAGAGCTGCTGCCCCACCCAGGGGCTCTGGGGGCCCCGGGCACAGGGGGCGGAGGAGCCACCCCGGACTTCCCCAAGAGCGACAGCCTAGACTCTGGCGTGGACTCGGTGTCCCACACGCCGACGCCCTCCACGCCGGCTGGCTTCCGGGCGGTGTCACCTGCTGTGCCCTTCTCTCGCTCCCGCCAGCCCTCGCCGTTGCTGCTGTTGCCCCCACCTGCTGGCCTGACCTCGGACCCTGGGCCCTCTGTGCGCAGGGTTCCTGCTGTGCAGCGGGACTCGCCGGTTATTGTTCGCAACCCCGATGTGCCGCTGCCCTCCAAATTCCCTGGGGAG CCGGTGGCCTTCCACCCCTCACCTGCTGCCCTATTGCCCGTCCTGGTGCCCAGCAGCTACACCAGCCATCCTGCCCCTAAAAAGGAAGTCATCATGGGCCGACCTGGGACAG TGTGGACGAATGTGGAACCTCGCTCTGTTGCTGTGTTCCCCTGGCACTCCTTAGTACCCTTTCTGGCCCCCAGCCAGCCCGACCCCTCTGTGCAGCCAAGTGAGGCCCAGCAACCTGCCAGCCACCCAGTGGCCTCCAACCAGAGCAAAG aACCTGCTGAGTCGGCAGCTGTTGCTCATGAGCAGCCCCCAGGTGGGACAGGGAATGCTGATCCTGGGCGGCCCCCTGGAGCCACATGCCCTGAGAGTCCAGGGCCTGGACCCCCCCACACTTTGGGGGTGGTGGAACCTGGAAAGGGTCCCCCTCCCGCCACTGAGGAGGATGCCCCTGGCCCTCCAGGAGAGCCCCGGCTGGACAGTGAGACAGAGAGTGACCACGATGATGC CTTCCTCTCCATCATGTCTCCTGAGATCCAGTTGCCCCTGCCACCCGGGAAACGCCGGACCCAGTCTCTCAGTGCCCTGCCAAAGGAACGAGACTCCTCTTCAGAGAAGGATGGACGCAGCCCCAACAAG CGGGAGAAGGACCATATCCGGCGGCCCATGAATGCCTTCATGATCTTCAGCAAGCGGCACCGAGCCCTGGTCCACCAGCGTCACCCCAACCAGGACAACCGGACCGTCAGCAAGATCCTGGGCGAGTGGTGGTACGCCCTGGGGCCCAAGGAAAAGCAGAAGTACCATGACCTGGCCTTCCAG GTGAAGGAGGCCCACTTTAAAGCTCACCCAGACTGGAAGTGGTGCAACAAGGACAGGAAGAAATCCAGCTCAGAGGCCAAGCCCACGAGCCTGGGGCTGGCAGGAGGGCACAAGGAGACTAGGGAGCGGAGCATGTCAGAGACGGGAACTGCCGCCGCCCCTGGAG TGTCCTCGGAGCTCCTGTCTGTTGCAGCCCAGACACTCTTGAGTTCGGATACCAAGGCTCCGGGGAGTGGCTCCTGTGGGGCAGAGCGTCTGCATACAGTGGGCGGACCTGGCTCAGCCCGGCCTCGGGCCTTCTCCCACAGCGGGGTCCACAGCCTGGATGGTGGCGAAGTAGATAGCCAGGCACTACAGGAGCTGACTCAG ATGGTGTCTGGCCCTGCGTCCTATTCCGGTCCAAAGCCTtccacccaatatggggctccaggCCCCTTCTCAGCCTCCGGTGAGGGAGGTGCCCTGGCGGCCAGTGGGCGACCCCCACTGCTGCCCACCCGGGCCTCCCGTTCCCAGCGTGCAGCCAGTGAGGACATGACCAGTGACGAGGAACGCATGGTCATctgtgaggaggagggagacgaTGATGTCATTG CTGACGACGGCTTTGGCACCACTGACATTGACCTCAAGTGCAAGGAGCGGGTGACTGACAGTGAGAGCGGAGACAGCTCTGGGGAGGACCCAGAGGGCAGCAAG GGCTTCGGCCGGAAGGTGTTCTCGCCTGTGATTCGTTCCTCCTTTACCCACTGCCGCCCACCGCTGgaccctgagcccccagggcccccggaCCCACCTCCAGCCTTTGGCAAAGGCTACGGGCCCACCCCGTCCTCTTCCTCCTCGTCCTCACCTGCCTCCTCCTCAGCCTCAGCAGCCACCTCCTTCCCATTGGGCTCAGGGACCTTCAAGGCCCAGGAGTCAGGCCAGGGCAGCACAGCAGGCCCACTAcggcccccaccccctggggctgggggcccagtGACACCTTCCAAGGCCACCCGGTTCCTTCCAACGGATCCTGCGGCTTTCCGACGCAAGAGACCTGAAAGCGTGGGAAGCCTGGAGCCGCCAGGCCCCTCGGTCATTGCAGCCCCTCCTGGTGGGGGAGGAAGTGTCCTACAGACGCTGGTCCTGCCCTCAAACAAGGAGGACCGGGAAGGCAGCGGAAGCCGCATGCCCTCGGCCCCGGCTCCCTCACTGTCCTATggggccccagcagcccccctgTCCCGCCCAGCTGCTACCATGGTCACCAACGTGGTACGGCCTGTCAGTAGCACTCCTGTGCCCATTGCCTCTAAGCCCTTCCCCACCTCTGGCCGGGCTGAGGCATCTCCAAATGACACAGCAGGTGCCAGGACTGAGCCGGTCGCAGGGTCCCGGGCTCCTGGGAGCTCCCCACTGGGTGTAAGCTTAGTATATTCGGACAAGAAGTCAGCAGCAGCCACCTCGCCAGCCCCGCATCTGGTGGCTGGGCCCCTACTGGGCACCGTGGGGAAGGCCCCTGCCACGGTCACCAACCTGCTGGTGGGCACGCCCGGTTATGGGGCCCCAGCACCCCCTGCTGTTCAGTTCATAGCCCAGGGGGCCCCTGGCAGTGGGGCCACTACAGGctcaggagcaggtgcagggagtGGCCCCAATGGGCCTGTGCCCCTGGGCATCCTGCAGCCAGGTGCCTTGGGCAAAGCTGGGGGAATCACCCAGGTGCAGTACATCCTGCCCACGCTGCCCCAGCAGCTTCAGGTGGCACCCGCCCCGGCACCAGCCCCTGGGACCAAGACAGCAGCTCCCGGCGGCCCCGCACCCACCACCAGCATCCGGTTCACTCTCCCACCGGGCACCTCCACCAATGGCAAAGTTCTGGCGGCCACCGCACCCACTCCTGGCATCCCCATCCTGCAGTCTGTACCCTCCGCTCCGCCCCCAAAAG CCCAGTCCGTTTCTCCtgtgcaggccccgcccccgggtggctcagcccagcTGCTACCCGGGAAGGTGCTGGTGCCCCTGGCAGCCCCTAGCATGTCAGTGCGGGGTGGAGGGGCTGGCCAGCCGCTGCCCCTGGTGAGCCCACCTTTTTCAGTACCTGTGCAGAATGGTGCCCAGCCACCCAGCAAG ATCATCCAGCTGACTCCGGTGCCTGTGAGCACACCCAGCGGCCTGGTGCCGCCCCTCAGCCCAGCCACACTCTCTGGACCCACCTCGCAGCCTCAGAAGGTCCTGCTGCCCTCTTCCACCAG AATCACCTACGTGCAGTCGGCGGGTGGGCACGCGTTGCCCCTGGGCACCAGCCCTACGTCCAGCCAGGCTGGAACAGTCACCTCGTATGGGCCCACGAGCTCGGTAGCCCTAGGCTTCACCTCGCTGGGGCCCAGCGGACCTGCCTTTGTGCAGCCCCTGCTTTCAG GCCAAGCCCCGCTGCTGGCTCCTGGCCAGGTGGGCGTGTCGCCCGTGCCCAGCCCCCAGCTGCCGCCCACCTGCACAGCCCCCGGAGGTCCCGTCATCACAGCGTTTTACCCTGGCAGCCCTGCACCCACCTCCTCAGCACCCCTGGCCCAGCCATCCCAGGCTCCCCCGGGCCTGGTCTACACTGTGGCCACTAGCACCACCCCACCTGCTGCCAACATCCTGCCCAAGGGCCCACCGGCCCCTGCCACTGCCACCCCGGCCCCTACCAGCCCTTTCCCTAATGCCACAG CAGGCTCCATGACCTACAGCTTAGTGGCCCCCAAGGCCCAGCGGCCCACCCCTAAGGCCCCCCAGAAAGTGAAGGCAGCCATCGCCAGCATTCCCGTGGGTTCCTTTGAGGCAGGTGCCCCTGGGCGGTCAGGCCCTGCAGCCCGGCAGCCCTTGGAGCCTGGCCCAGCCCGTGAGCCCCCTACCCCTGAGTCTGAGCTTGAGGGGCAACCTGCAACACCAGCCCCTCCACCGCCCCCAGAGACCTGGGCTCCCACAGCCCGGAGTagccccccaccgcccctgccTGCTGAGGAGCGGACTAGCAGCAAGGGCCCTGAGACCATG GCCAGCAAATTCCCCGGCTCATCTTCAGACTGGCGAGTCCCTGGGCTGGGTCTGGAGAGCCGTGGGGagcctcccacccctcccagcccagcaccagctccggccccagcccctggcgGTGGCGGCAGCAGCAGTAGCGAGGGCAGCAGTGGGAGGGCAGCCGGGGACACCCCCGAGCGCAAGGAGGCCGCTGGTACCGGCAAGAAGGTGAAGGTGCGGCCCCCGCCCCTGAAGAAGACCTTTGACTCTGTGGACAA CAGGGTCCTGTCGGAGGTGGACTTCGAGGAGCGCTTTGCTGAGCTGCCTGAGTTCCGGCCTGAGGAGGTGCTGCCTTCGCCAACCCTGCAGTCTCTGGCCACCTCGCCCCGGGCCATCCTGGGCTCCTACCGCAAGAAGAGGAAGAACTCCACTG ACCTGGACTCAGCCCCTGAGGACCCCACCTCGCCCAAGCGCAAGATGAGGAGACGCTCCAGTTGCAGCTCCGAGCCCAACACCCCTAAGAGTGCCAAGTGTGAGGGGGACATCTTCACCTTTGACCGTACAG GTACGGAAGCCGAGGATGTGCTTGGGGAGCTGGAATATGAGAAGGTGCCATACTCTTCACTGCGGCGCACCCTGGACCAGCGCCGGGCCCTGGTCATGCAGCTCTTCCAGGACCATGGCTTCTTCCCATCAG CCCAGGCCACGGCAGCCTTCCAGGCCCGCTACGCAGACATCTTCCCCTCAAAGGTCTGCCTGCAGTTGAAGATCCGGGAGGTGCGCCAGAAGATCATGCAGGCCGCCACGCCCACGGAGCAGCCCCCTGGAGCTGACGCCCCCCTCCCCGGACCGCCCCCTGCTGGCACTGCTGCTGCCCctgtccccactcccagccctgcTGGGGGCCCCGACCCCACCTCACCTGGCTCGGACTCTGGCACAGCTCCGGCTGCCCCGCCACTGCCTCCACCTCCAGAACCGGGTCCCGGACAGCCTGGCTGGGAGGGCCCCCCCCagccatcccccccaccccccggcccctccACAGCTGCCACAGGCAGGTGA